CGATACAATTGTTGACAAATACAAAAAGGGCGGCGGAGAAATTCTTTTCCATAAAAAAGTAACGGAAGTTATTGTTGAAAATGACCGTGCCTGCGGTGTTGTCTGCGCCGACGGTTCGCGCTATGATGCGGATATCGTGATCTCTACGGCAGACCGGTATGAAACGGTGAATCGACTTCTGAAGGGCCGTTACATCACCCCGGCACTTCGGAAGCAGTTCGAGACATATACGGTTTTTCCCTCCATGCTCCAGGTGTCCCTGGGTGTAGCGCGGACTTTTGACGGTGAACCGCACAAAATGGTAGTGCCCTTTGAGAATCCTCTTCCTCTGGGGAACGACCGGGAAAAAGCGCTCCTGGTTCGTATATGTAATTTTGATGACTGTTTTTCACCACCGGGCACAACATCTTTGATTGTTCATCTGAGAACACACGACTGGAAATACTGGGTCGAATTACGAAATAATGACTCCGCCCGCTATAAACAGGAAAAGGAGCGAGTGGCAAATGCCGTTATCGATACATTGGATAAGCGGTTCGGGGATGTTCGTTCCCGGATTGAGGTTTCCGATATCGCCACCCCCGCAACCTATATCCGGTATACCAATGTCTGGCGCGGGAGTTATCAGGGATGGGCGCCGACTCCCTTGGTGATCGGTCGTTCGCTTAAAAGAACCATTCGGGGGTTGAAAAATTTCTATTGTTCCGGCCAATGGCTTTCACCGGCCGGCGGGCTTCCGCGAGTGATTGTTTTAGGCCGTCAGGCAGCCCAGCGGATTTGCAGAGAAGATCATAAAAAATTTGTTGCGCAGTAAGTGGAGGATGACCGCGTGAAATATGATGCTGTTATTGTCGGTTCGGGAATAGGAGGCTTGACTTGTGCTGCATTTCTGGCACGGGCCGGAATGAAAGTGCTCGTACTCGAAAAGCATTCAAAAATCGGAGGCTATGCCCATAACTTCAAACGAAAGAAATTCCGTTTCGAATCCGGTATTCATTCAATCCCCCTGAGCGATAACGGTATGATCATGCATCTTTTGAACCTCCTCGGGGTAGGCGACAAAATCGAACCGATTCCATTGTCTTCGATGTATGATTTTTCGGTACCCGGTTTTTCCTGGTCGGTACCGATGGAAAAAGACAGGATAATGCAATCGCTGCTGCGCGATTTTCCCAACGATAACGCGGGTGTTAAAAATATTCTCGGCGATTTCGAAAAATTTTACGCTGTAATAGCACGAAGAATATGGGAGTTTGAAGAAAAGTTTACGGAAGAGGATATCGGTTTTGTGACGCGCTATCATAACCGTTCTTTTGCCGATTATGTGTCGTCATTTATTACCAACGATAACCTG
This genomic window from Chitinivibrionales bacterium contains:
- a CDS encoding NAD(P)-binding protein, whose amino-acid sequence is MRKNIVIIGGGIGGCAAGIYLQRNGYRTRILEMGHECGGVSVPWKRGEYRFDGATNWVPGSSPGINIHDIITEVIDFSKTHVDEFDEFMQIEDGVETFHVYTDLFRLKDEMLRIAPEDRKVITQFIDAVLTLSRLKIPFDQAPDLMSFPELALFPLKNWKMILFFLKWKKMTIREFSDKFTNKHLRAMIQQILPHHQFFSLLALMTPLSWLHVKSAGYPRGGSRFFIDTIVDKYKKGGGEILFHKKVTEVIVENDRACGVVCADGSRYDADIVISTADRYETVNRLLKGRYITPALRKQFETYTVFPSMLQVSLGVARTFDGEPHKMVVPFENPLPLGNDREKALLVRICNFDDCFSPPGTTSLIVHLRTHDWKYWVELRNNDSARYKQEKERVANAVIDTLDKRFGDVRSRIEVSDIATPATYIRYTNVWRGSYQGWAPTPLVIGRSLKRTIRGLKNFYCSGQWLSPAGGLPRVIVLGRQAAQRICREDHKKFVAQ
- a CDS encoding FAD-dependent oxidoreductase; translated protein: MEDDRVKYDAVIVGSGIGGLTCAAFLARAGMKVLVLEKHSKIGGYAHNFKRKKFRFESGIHSIPLSDNGMIMHLLNLLGVGDKIEPIPLSSMYDFSVPGFSWSVPMEKDRIMQSLLRDFPNDNAGVKNILGDFEKFYAVIARRIWEFEEKFTEEDIGFVTRYHNRSFADYVSSFITNDNLKQVLYTMWPYCGSSPDYAPVLFYVMMFAVHYMEGSHYIKGGVSSLAEALASAITMRGGEVRTKSRVTSLYVENNRVHHAVLESGEEIEADYFVSNISPYTLHLEIINQEARKKLWLRRLRSLNP